One stretch of Lysobacter sp. KIS68-7 DNA includes these proteins:
- a CDS encoding COX15/CtaA family protein, which translates to MAPQKPVVLHRNFHRIAWLAVALAFGVIVFGAFVRLSNAGLSCPDWPTCYGRATWPKLATDAVDHAATAIRAVEPHKAWREQVHRMLAGSLGILVLSLALLAARRRQHGIAQVLIAAILVGIGIPLYMHGQHAAASAFAIAGEGVLLFAALRWSNVDLARAATLTLAIIIFQALLGMWTVTWLLKPIVVMGHLLGGLTTFSFLTWMAWRATDLPIRLADAGRVRTLLYIGLALLAIQIALGGWTSANYAALSCGNDFPKCVGQWWPPTDFHQGFVLWRGIGVDYEGGVLDGQSRIAIQMAHRMMAGVAFCYLAFLAFRLVRIPGMLAWGVTLGALLLAQVALGIANVKLGLPLHVAVLHNAGAALLLFVLVSLIARVRPPET; encoded by the coding sequence ATGGCGCCGCAGAAACCCGTCGTGTTGCACCGCAATTTCCATCGCATCGCGTGGCTCGCGGTCGCGCTCGCCTTCGGCGTGATCGTGTTCGGCGCCTTCGTGCGCTTGTCGAATGCGGGCCTGAGCTGCCCCGACTGGCCGACCTGCTACGGCCGCGCCACCTGGCCCAAGCTCGCGACGGACGCTGTCGACCACGCTGCCACCGCCATCCGCGCGGTCGAACCGCACAAGGCGTGGCGCGAGCAGGTGCACCGCATGCTCGCCGGTTCGCTCGGCATCCTCGTGCTCTCGCTTGCACTGCTTGCCGCGCGTCGTCGCCAGCATGGCATCGCGCAGGTGCTGATCGCCGCGATCCTCGTGGGCATCGGCATTCCCTTGTACATGCATGGCCAACATGCCGCCGCATCGGCGTTCGCGATCGCAGGCGAGGGCGTGTTGCTGTTCGCAGCCTTGCGATGGTCCAACGTGGATCTCGCACGCGCCGCCACGCTCACGCTTGCCATCATCATCTTCCAGGCCTTGCTGGGCATGTGGACCGTGACGTGGCTGCTCAAACCCATCGTCGTGATGGGGCACCTGCTCGGCGGCCTGACCACGTTCTCGTTCCTGACCTGGATGGCGTGGCGCGCGACCGACCTGCCGATCCGCCTCGCCGACGCAGGCCGCGTGCGCACGCTGCTCTACATCGGCCTGGCCTTGCTCGCGATCCAGATCGCGCTCGGCGGCTGGACCAGCGCCAATTACGCCGCGCTCTCGTGCGGCAATGATTTCCCGAAGTGCGTGGGCCAGTGGTGGCCCCCGACCGATTTCCACCAGGGATTCGTGCTCTGGCGCGGCATCGGCGTGGATTACGAAGGCGGCGTGCTCGACGGCCAGTCGCGCATCGCGATCCAGATGGCGCATCGCATGATGGCGGGCGTCGCGTTCTGCTACCTCGCGTTCCTGGCGTTCCGACTCGTGCGCATCCCGGGCATGCTTGCCTGGGGCGTGACGCTGGGTGCGTTGCTGCTGGCGCAGGTCGCACTCGGCATCGCCAACGTGAAGCTCGGCCTGCCGCTGCACGTCGCGGTGCTGCACAACGCGGGCGCGGCGCTGCTGCTGTTCGTGCTCGTCTCCCTGATCGCGCGCGTGCGCCCGCCGGAGACCTGA
- the cyoE gene encoding heme o synthase yields MRSQVAQYWTLTKPRVVALIVFTALVGMFLAVPGLPPLQESVFGLLGIWLAAASAAAINHVLDQRIDAVMARTHDRPLPTGGLRTSQAVAFALTLGIASMAILVLLVNVICALLTFASLIGYAIVYTGYLKRATPQNIVIGGIAGAAPPLLGWSAVTGMQGEWDWPHALLLVLIIFLWTPPHFWALAIFRREDYAKAMIPMLPVTHGVTYTRWQILFYTVLLVVATMLPRVIEMSGNFYLGGAIVLGAVFLWYAWKLLDPPDEFFAMKTFQYSIVYLMALFAFLLLDHWLMPFLQGAPGMQFQPVG; encoded by the coding sequence ATGCGTTCGCAGGTGGCCCAGTACTGGACGTTGACCAAGCCGCGCGTGGTGGCGCTGATCGTGTTCACCGCGCTCGTCGGCATGTTCCTGGCCGTGCCGGGCCTGCCACCGCTGCAGGAAAGCGTGTTCGGCCTGCTGGGCATCTGGCTGGCCGCGGCCTCGGCGGCGGCGATCAACCACGTGCTCGACCAGCGCATCGATGCGGTGATGGCGCGCACGCACGATCGTCCGTTGCCGACCGGTGGCTTGCGCACGTCGCAGGCGGTTGCCTTCGCGCTGACGCTGGGCATCGCGTCGATGGCGATCCTGGTGTTGCTCGTCAACGTGATTTGCGCGCTGCTGACCTTCGCGTCGCTGATCGGCTACGCGATCGTCTACACCGGGTACCTGAAGCGCGCGACGCCGCAGAACATCGTGATCGGCGGCATCGCCGGCGCGGCGCCGCCGCTGCTTGGCTGGTCCGCGGTGACCGGCATGCAGGGCGAGTGGGATTGGCCGCACGCGTTGCTGCTGGTGCTGATCATCTTCCTGTGGACGCCGCCGCACTTCTGGGCGCTGGCGATTTTCCGCCGCGAGGATTACGCGAAGGCGATGATCCCGATGCTGCCGGTGACGCACGGGGTGACCTACACGCGCTGGCAGATCCTGTTCTACACGGTGCTGTTGGTGGTGGCGACGATGCTGCCGCGGGTGATCGAGATGAGCGGCAACTTCTATCTCGGTGGTGCCATCGTGCTCGGTGCGGTCTTCCTTTGGTATGCGTGGAAGTTGCTGGATCCGCCGGATGAGTTCTTCGCGATGAAGACCTTCCAGTATTCGATCGTGTACCTGATGGCGCTGTTCGCCTTCCTGCTGCTGGACCACTGGCTGATGCCGTTCCTGCAGGGTGCGCCTGGGATGCAATTCCAGCCGGTTGGGTGA
- a CDS encoding VCBS repeat-containing protein gives MRAFIPTISSLAIALACVPATVVAGQADVLWRNGQTGQNVIWKSASGGMTRTVSTVATRWHVVGVGDFNGDGVGDVLWRDMQTGANSAWGGCNNMSAMAITAVPSQDWVVAGIGDFDYDGADDILWHHNRSGANVIWRRGMSSMAMPVATVTSQNWQIVGVGDFDGDLYADILWRDRVTGRNVAWRRGNAGSAVSLVTVANPAWHVVGVGDFNGDHRDDVLWRNATTGQNVLWRAANGAQAIVLSTVAAASWQVAGVGDFNDDGIADILWRDSASGHDVIWRSGNAATQTPVGTVPGQAWSVAAVHDFDDASEPEPYPMPNPNPNPYPGGY, from the coding sequence ATGCGCGCATTCATTCCCACGATCTCTTCCCTGGCCATCGCCTTGGCGTGCGTGCCCGCGACCGTCGTTGCCGGCCAGGCCGACGTGCTCTGGCGCAACGGCCAGACCGGGCAGAACGTGATCTGGAAATCCGCCAGCGGCGGGATGACCCGGACGGTCTCGACGGTGGCCACGCGCTGGCACGTGGTCGGCGTCGGCGACTTCAACGGCGACGGCGTGGGGGATGTGTTGTGGCGCGACATGCAGACCGGCGCGAACAGCGCCTGGGGCGGCTGCAACAACATGTCGGCGATGGCGATCACTGCGGTGCCGAGCCAGGATTGGGTGGTCGCCGGCATCGGCGATTTCGACTACGACGGCGCCGACGACATCCTCTGGCACCACAACCGCAGCGGCGCCAATGTCATCTGGCGGCGCGGCATGAGTTCGATGGCGATGCCGGTGGCCACGGTCACGAGCCAGAACTGGCAGATCGTGGGCGTCGGCGACTTCGACGGCGACCTGTACGCCGACATCCTGTGGCGTGATCGCGTCACGGGGCGCAACGTCGCATGGCGTCGCGGCAACGCGGGGTCTGCGGTTTCGCTGGTCACGGTGGCGAATCCCGCATGGCACGTCGTCGGCGTCGGCGATTTCAACGGCGACCATCGCGACGATGTGCTGTGGCGCAATGCGACGACCGGGCAGAACGTGCTCTGGCGCGCGGCGAACGGCGCGCAAGCCATCGTGCTGTCGACGGTGGCGGCAGCGAGCTGGCAGGTGGCGGGTGTCGGCGATTTCAACGACGACGGCATCGCCGACATCCTGTGGCGCGACAGCGCAAGCGGGCACGACGTGATCTGGCGTTCGGGCAATGCAGCGACGCAGACACCGGTCGGCACGGTGCCGGGGCAGGCCTGGAGCGTAGCGGCCGTGCACGACTTCGACGATGCGTCGGAGCCCGAACCCTATCCGATGCCCAACCCGAATCCGAATCCTTATCCGGGCGGCTACTGA